The DNA sequence TCGCAATCCCGGCCACCTGCGCCTGAACTTCAGTCACATTGATCCTTCACGACTGGACGAAGGGCTCAAGCGTCTGGCGGCGGTGGTGCGCCAGGCCCAGGCTGCGCAGGCAGCATAAAAAAACCGGCCATCAGGCCGGTTTTTTTTGATTCAGATTGCGGCGAACCGCTTGTTCAGATATTCGATGATCGTGATGGACTCATACATCCAGGTGGTCTGGCCGTTTTCTTCGATGCGCAGGCACGGCACTTTGATCTTGCCGCCCTGTTCCAGTAGGATCTGACGATCCTGCTCGTTGTTTTTCGCATCCTTCAGGGCCACCGGAACGTTCAGGCGGCGCAGGCTGCGGCGGGTCTTCACGCAGAACGGGCAGGCGTGGAACTGATACAGGGTCAGGTCTTTGGCGGCGGCGTCAACCTGAGCCTGGGCAGCGGCGGGGCGCTGTTTCTTGCCCGGGCGGGTGAGGAAATCAACGAAGATGATCAGTTGGCCGAGGCCGACACGAAGCGCTTTGACGAACACGTTACAAGCCTCACAGGGACATTGAAGAAGGCGCGCAGCTTACCCGATTTTTCACGGACGAAAAAAAACCGGCGATCAACGCCGGTTTTTTTCTGTCACGCATTACTTGATCAGGCTGAGAAACTCGCTGCGGGTCGCCGCGTTTTCACGGAACTCACCGAGCATCACCGAGGTGATCATCGACGAATTCTGTTTCTCCACACCGCGCATCATCATGCACATGTGCTTGGCCTCGATCACCACCGCCACGCCCAGCGCGCCGGTGACCTGCTGGACCGCATCGGCGATCTGGCGGCTGAGGTTTTCCTGGATCTGCAGGCGGCGGGCATACATGTCGACGATCCGCGCAACCTTCGACAGGCCCAGCACTTTGCCGCTCGGGATGTACGCGACGTGGGCCTTGCCGATGAACGGCAGCAGGTGGTGTTCGCACAACGAGTACAACTCGATGTCCTTGACCAGCACCATTTCGCTGTTGTCGGAGCTGAACAGGGCACCGTTGGTGACCTCTTCGAGCGTCTGTTCATAACCGCGGCAGAGGTACTGCATGGCTTTGGCGGCACGCTTTGGCGTGTCGAGCAGG is a window from the Pseudomonas gozinkensis genome containing:
- a CDS encoding glutathione S-transferase N-terminal domain-containing protein gives rise to the protein MFVKALRVGLGQLIIFVDFLTRPGKKQRPAAAQAQVDAAAKDLTLYQFHACPFCVKTRRSLRRLNVPVALKDAKNNEQDRQILLEQGGKIKVPCLRIEENGQTTWMYESITIIEYLNKRFAAI
- the folE gene encoding GTP cyclohydrolase I FolE, encoding MSLEQNYTAILGQLGEDVSREGLLDTPKRAAKAMQYLCRGYEQTLEEVTNGALFSSDNSEMVLVKDIELYSLCEHHLLPFIGKAHVAYIPSGKVLGLSKVARIVDMYARRLQIQENLSRQIADAVQQVTGALGVAVVIEAKHMCMMMRGVEKQNSSMITSVMLGEFRENAATRSEFLSLIK